A region of the Lachancea thermotolerans CBS 6340 chromosome E complete sequence genome:
GATGTAAGGGAATATCAGTATATGAAGCCACTTAGCGGCCCCGTGGGACCCAAGAAGACTAAATGCTTAATCGAAGAAAAGATCGAACAtaaagattttgaagactATGTCGTGGCTCGTCAAATAACGAAAACCCCAGACGTCCCATCCGGCTCGTCATTTTCCGTACACACGAAGTTCCACATTTACTGGGGTCCAGATAATTCAACGCGCATATTGGTCGTATCCAAGGTGGTTTGGACCGCCAAAAGTTGGATAAAAGGTGCAATAGAGAAAGGATCACTCGAGGGGCAGAAATCTTCAATAAAAGTTTTAGAGCAGGAGCTTAAGGACATTGTTTCAAACGCTGGAAAGATTAAGAAAACTCCTGCGAAGCGGAGCCCTAGGCCTCGGGGTAAAAGACAGagaacttcagaaaaagcCCCAATAGTTGACAGCTCCGCCTCCTCAAAGGGCAACACCTCATTCACTTCTATCTTGAAGCAGTTCTTCAATGTTTCTCTCAGCTCCTATCAGATGCTCGGGGTCATTTTTGTCCTATTTCTCGTTTTTGGTGCGACAGTTAGAGCATTCATGGGTGGCAACAGTAACTCTTTCAGAGTTGTAAAGCCAGGACGCATTGTAATAGATGGTAACAGCTATAATTACGCGCCGACATTGAACACCCTTTATGGGGCCTACGAACAAGAAGTGAGGTCAAGAAAAAGTGTCTCACGGTCGCCGAATATTGTTACGAGCTCTGAAGGCGAGATTTGGGAGTGGATAAAAGATCGAGGAAATATCTTACCAGAAGACCACTCCAAGAAGTCCGCAAGGAAGCGGCTCACAATCCATAAAAGGCAGGAATTAGAGGAAGCCGTGCGCCTCGCCGAGGACAAACTGAAGGAGCTGAAAATTCAGTTGAACGACTCACGACTGCCCTAGTAGTATCTGATAACGTATAAATCTTGTGCTCTGGAAGCTAAGATATCATTATATACGCATATAAGGGGTTTCATTTCAACAGCGGCTATTTAAGATTGGCCTAATAAACAACATTAACAGTCTTTGCATTTTGTCCACCGCCTATAACTCACAAGTCCGATAGAGAGACTTTCCTGAAGATTAAGCTTGGAAGGATGAAAGAACAGGCTCCTGAATTATCAAAGTTAATGGCACATAATGAGGCTCTGAATAATGAGTTCTCAAAGCTTAGCGAAAAACGCAAAATGTATGTTGATTTAGTTAATTCCAAACCAGATCGACGAAGTGCAAAAATTCTTTGAATTGCAACTGACATGACTTATACACTAGAACTATGTGCCCCTCTGACTTAATGAAGGAGCACATCAAGAAATTAAAGCAATACAATGAACTTCGTGACACCGGACTGAGGTTGGCACAATTGATTGCTAATGAAAAAGGTTCGAAAATAAGTGAGATTTTCGAGGAGATGGGTTTCGATATGAAGGATTAGCGCTAACACTGCGTAAATCCCAATTTTGCGCGGTAATCACTCAGTACGGAAAATTATTCATCTTTCGCCAAACCCAAAATTTGAGCTCGAAGGCTTACTAGCTCATCAATACTGTTAAAATCCATACATAACCAGATAGAGAATCGCTGGGGTACTACTTCGCTACTTACAGAAGGCTCAGCCAACTTACACCAGCTATTTGAGCTAGCGGAGaatctttcaagcaaaCATGAGGCGGCCGAGAGGCATTGATTTGCTCGCCATTTTCGTTTGGGGACTCTTGCTTCTTATTCCTGCCGTCTCCGGAAGCTGGCTTCGATGGAGAGGAAGACGGGAACATACTAAAGAGTCCCTTGCCCCGCTTATATCGGAGGCACAGGATGCGCCGATTAGCAGCCTCCATAATGAAGTTCACCGAGCCAAGCCcactgttttcaagaaaagcttgtcaGTTGATACCTCAAGTCCAGCGCCTGCGCAACTGGGTGAAAGACGCCCTACAGATGACAGCTCTAAGACAAAGTTCACTTCGAACAGTTTACTAAGGAATGTGCATGGTTTCCAAGACAGCCCTCCACCCAAGAACGGTGTCTCTGTCCCTTTTAATCATAGAAACTCTGAAGGATTGAAAATATTGGACTACATAATAGTGACTGATTTAGAGGGTGGTCTTCATGCAGTGCACAGGAAGACTGGTGAAATTTTATGGTCCAACACCAATGTCAGTGCTCCATCCATTTACGTGAGCGAACCTACTGATTCCAGTAACGAGACATTGATAGTCGAGCCCTATGGCGATGGCAACATCTACTACTTCAATATCTACCAAGGACTACAGAAGTTGCCAATATCTATTAAACACCTCGTCAACGCTTCGCCGTTGGATCTGAAAACTAGAATTGTGGTTGACGAAAACGGCACTACAattgatgatgaaaagaTTTACACGGGTTCTCGCCATTCCGCTGTATTCAATATAAACATAAAGACGGGCCAAGTTCTGTCAGCTTATGGGCCAGGAACTGAGAACAAAGCATATGATGACCTGGGCACAAACTGCACAGAACAGTCGTTTTCAACAGGAGCTTGTGAagatgtttttgttcttggcaGAACAACATATGAGCTTTCTATTTATTCCAAGCTTGGCACCGTCTACAATGTGACATACGGAGCTTGGCAGCAAAACTCTGCTGACAACAGTCTCGCGAATCAATATGATCGGTCTGCTGATGGCATTTTGATTGCTCCATTTGGCGAGAAATCCCTCCTGGCAGTTGATTCTGAATTAAATTTCGCAAAATGGATATCTTCTCAGTTTTCGGGCACGATTAACAATGTCTTTGACGTGTTCCTTGACGGAAAAACTAGCGAGAAAATAATTTTGCCGCATCCCATGAATCCACGAACAGTCTCCAACCACCAGAGTCGcgtccttcttggccgGACTTCTGAGGGATGCTGGTATGCAATGTCGGACGAGTTTTACCCGTCATTAGTAGACTCCTCTTCGATCTCAATTTACAATCATAGAAGAGAATGGAAGATGCCGCAGACCCTGAAAGATGTACAGTCACTTCAGGACGCAATGGTAGGTGTTCATGATTTGCAGAGTCTCCAATTCGAACAAATTATTGAACATGAGCCTCGCCCATCTCCAAAGTCCTTACCCGCCAGTTCCATGCTTTTGATTGATAGCCCTAGGCCTCCGAGAAGTGATAACCGTGGGCTTAttgtcgaagaagattCCACtaaagctcttgaaaaatacaTCTCTAAAGAAGAAATGCTTGCCTTGAAATTAcaagccaaagaaaaaatgGCCAAGGATCTCCTTTCAGCGCACCAAAAATCGTTTGCATACAGGTTTGCAAATTTTGTTTACCGTATTGTCGAAGGAGGATTAATGTTactcttctcttttttcatcCTCGGTTTACTCTCGAGATTCAAGGTTTTAGCTCCACTTCATGTGTTTTTAGAGCGAAGCGGCTTGATATCGGGTCAAAATCTCGAAACAGGCTCGATAAAGATTGAAGATAAAGAAGATACATCAAACACACAAGATGAGCCTCATGAAAAGCACgttcaaattttgaacCCAACTTCAGACAATGAACAGAACTCAAAGGAAGAAGGCTCTAGTGAGCGAAGAAAGCGAAAGAGGGGCTCGAGggggaagaagaaaaacaaaaaggtgcACGAATTTTCACAAACAGATGCCACAGGAAGCTCAGAGGCAGATGTCGAGGCCGACCTGAAGCATTTGACGGTTTCGAAAAAGGTCTTAGGATACGGATCTTCTGGAACGGTAGTTTTCCAAGGA
Encoded here:
- the IRE1 gene encoding bifunctional endoribonuclease/protein kinase IRE1 (similar to uniprot|P32361 Saccharomyces cerevisiae YHR079C IRE1 Serine-threonine kinase and endoribonuclease transmembrane protein that initiates the unfolded protein response signal by regulating synthesis of Hac1p through HAC1 mRNA splicing) gives rise to the protein MRRPRGIDLLAIFVWGLLLLIPAVSGSWLRWRGRREHTKESLAPLISEAQDAPISSLHNEVHRAKPTVFKKSLSVDTSSPAPAQLGERRPTDDSSKTKFTSNSLLRNVHGFQDSPPPKNGVSVPFNHRNSEGLKILDYIIVTDLEGGLHAVHRKTGEILWSNTNVSAPSIYVSEPTDSSNETLIVEPYGDGNIYYFNIYQGLQKLPISIKHLVNASPLDLKTRIVVDENGTTIDDEKIYTGSRHSAVFNINIKTGQVLSAYGPGTENKAYDDLGTNCTEQSFSTGACEDVFVLGRTTYELSIYSKLGTVYNVTYGAWQQNSADNSLANQYDRSADGILIAPFGEKSLLAVDSELNFAKWISSQFSGTINNVFDVFLDGKTSEKIILPHPMNPRTVSNHQSRVLLGRTSEGCWYAMSDEFYPSLVDSSSISIYNHRREWKMPQTLKDVQSLQDAMVGVHDLQSLQFEQIIEHEPRPSPKSLPASSMLLIDSPRPPRSDNRGLIVEEDSTKALEKYISKEEMLALKLQAKEKMAKDLLSAHQKSFAYRFANFVYRIVEGGLMLLFSFFILGLLSRFKVLAPLHVFLERSGLISGQNLETGSIKIEDKEDTSNTQDEPHEKHVQILNPTSDNEQNSKEEGSSERRKRKRGSRGKKKNKKVHEFSQTDATGSSEADVEADLKHLTVSKKVLGYGSSGTVVFQGTFQHRPVAVKRMLIDFYDIATQEIKLLTESDHHPNVVRYYCSEITGRFLYIALELCTSTLEDVVEGKKESSKIIEAREHLDPINVLFQIAQGVAHLHSMKIVHRDLKPQNILVAPTRKYMQHLDSSLAPMRVLISDFGLCKRLEPDQSSFHTKQGNASGTSGWRAPELLDGCATSDTENDGSYGSAESSISYVYDPFYHKRLTRAIDIFSMGCVFYYVLSKGSHPFGDKYSRDSNILKESWCLDDINKSLKDRCSVIEAKDLIRQMISNNPSQRPAASQVIKHPLFWPISKKLEFLLKVSDRFEVERRVPPSPLLLKLEEASPRVIPNRDWTVKFDGVFMENLGKYRKYSGEKLMDLLRAFRNKYHHFMDLPPELAEVMGPIPDGFFLYFARRFPNLLLEIYFVVQRNLKHDQILGDYL